In Lytechinus variegatus isolate NC3 chromosome 18, Lvar_3.0, whole genome shotgun sequence, a single genomic region encodes these proteins:
- the LOC121432129 gene encoding uncharacterized protein LOC121432129: MGSDKEIWRMNSKSCRKYMNRLSYSILPVTGAISHTAFAVHILDRSLLEGWFPKWHLGVANGLLFNAHLGVGLYIYSRPCLRTASVSHRVLFGLYGSAMFNFGSVLLFGTGKQVLVADRLIGSVYAIFASLCFLCVGKYFFDFLDRQVDIPDDGDDIDNVTETVVEELSSA, translated from the exons ATGGGTAGTGATAAAGAAATCTGGAGGATGAACTCAAAATCTTGTAGGAAATATATGAACCGCCTTTCCTACTCCATATTACCGGTAACTGGTGCAATTAGTCACACTGCGTTTGCGGTACATATTTTGGATCGCTCTCTTTTGGAAGG GTGGTTCCCGAAATGGCATCTAGGTGTTGCAAATGGTCTGTTATTCAATGCTCACTTGGGTGTCGGACTCTACATCTACAGCAGACCTTGCCTGAGGACAGCTAGCGTTTCCCACCGAGTACTCTTTGGTCTCTACGGCAGTGCCATGTTTAATTTCGGATCTGTGCTTCTATTTGGAACTGGCAAACAAGTTCTTGTCGCAGACCGGTTGATAGGAAGCGTCTATGCCATATTCGCCAGTCTCTGTTTCCTCTGCGTGGGGAAATACTTCTTTGATTTCTTGGACAGGCAAGTCGACATTCCTGATGATGGTGACGACATTGACAATGTCACTGAAACTGTTGTAGAAGAACTAAGTAGCGCATGA
- the LOC121431978 gene encoding alpha-(1,3)-fucosyltransferase 11-like, with protein MDSREALVRQRKNVPSDKGKTSVDSNQTEPAKKDRTQRKEDLIQDDDAVDGVDWKCGMVILLLVFAIVFLGSVTFGSRFALPISLFSRANIDQPMGQTEQKSNPTFRDQKPSESRSIHQSHDGSRVLEANDDEISMDEILEHSKDQKMNGEAKMKEDLLKIELDKPTILWWTDSLFPHAHRGHISEINCGEHTCLSTSDKKVLPDPLTRGILFYGTDFRTYEAPLPRKPWHEWALLHEESPMNNYALVHGMRLFNHTATFKRISDYPITTHSLTNLEYLTERKPVPIEVKNRLRKNKFAPILYVQSHCDVAADRDRFVKELMKHIKVDSYGECLNNKKIPDHLSDPVDSMESEQFYDFISKYKFHLAFENAICDDYITEKFFRPFHVGSVPIYKGSPSARDWAPSKKSFINVDQFDSPEQLAYFIELLDTNDDIYLDYLSFKERGITNGALLDNMKNRDYAINEWNRHSFISGFECHVCKKISERYKAELDPSRPAPEKKMGDNSHLGCPPPEPSVGDIADIPATDGIHNWIQDYWGMRDQVVALEEMIKNGEKDSSKLFEFMETMYYDDRQP; from the exons ATGGATTCAAGGGAAGCACTAGTAAGACAAAGAAAGAATGTCCCCTCTGACAAGGGCAAGACGTCTGTTGATTCTAACCAAACTGAGCCAGCTAAAAAAGATCGAACTCAAAGGAAAGAAGACTTAATTCAAGATGATGATGCCGTCGATGGTGTGGATTGGAAATGTGGGATGGTAATTCTGCTTCTTGTATTTGCGATTGTGTTTTTAGGCAGCGTGACATTTGGATCTAGATTTGCCCTTCCAATCTCTCTATTTAGCAGAGCGAACATTGATCAACCAATGGGACAAACGGAACAGAAATCAAATCCAACGTTTCGGGATCAAAAACCAAGTGAAAGTCGTTCAATTCATCAAAGTCATGATGGCAGTCGGGTCTTGGAAgctaatgatgatgaaatcTCAATGGATGAAATTCTGGAGCATTCCAAAGATCAGAAGATGAATGGAGAGGCGAAAATGAAGGAAGATCTCCTGAAAATCGAGTTGGACAAACCCACAATTCTCTGGTGGACCGATTCTTTGTTTCCCCACGCCCATCGAGGTCACATCTCAGAAATCAACTGTGGAGAGCATACTTGCCTGTCAACAAGTGATAAAAAGGTGTTACCAGACCCGCTAACAAGAGGCATTTTATTCTATGGAACAGATTTCAGAACATATGAAGCACCTCTCCCGAGGAAACCGTGGCACGAGTGGGCACTCCTTCACGAAGAGTCGCCAATGAACAATTACGCCTTGGTTCATGGAATGAGACTTTTTAACCACACAGCAACTTTTAAAAGAATATCAGACTACCCAATCACAACACATTCTCTTACAAATCTTGAATATTTAACTGAAAGAAAACCTGTTCCGATTGAAGTAAAGAACAGATTACGAAAAAATAAATTTGCGCCAATTCTCTATGTACAGTCTCATTGTGATGTAGCAGCAGACAGGGATAGATTTGTCAAGGAGCTTATGAAACATATTAAGGTTGATTCGTATGGTGAATGCTTGAACAACAAGAAGATTCCTGATCATCTGAGCGATCCCGTTGATTCAATGGAATCTGAACAGTTTTACGATTTCATCTCAAAATACAAATTCCACCTTGCTTTTGAAAACGCCATCTGCGATGACTACATCACCGAGAAGTTCTTTCGCCCGTTTCACGTCGGATCTGTGCCGATCTACAAGGGGTCCCCTTCAGCCCGCGATTGGGCTCCAAGCAAGAAATCGTTCATCAATGTTGACCAGTTTGACTCCCCGGAACAGCTTGCTTACTTCATCGAACTCCTAGATACAAACGATGACATTTACTtagattatttatcattcaaGGAAAGAGGCATCACAAACGGAGCTCTGTTAGACAACATGAAAAATCGTGACTATGCAATCAATGAGTGGAATCGGCACAGCTTCATCTCGGGATTTGAGTGCCATGTTTGCAAGAAAATATCTGAGAGGTACAAAGCAGAGCTAGACCCGAGTCGGCCTGCCCCGGAGAAGAAGATGGGAGATAACTCTCACTTGGGATGTCCTCCACCCGAGCCATCGGTCGGAGACATAGCAGATATACCTGCAACTGATGG GATTCACAACTGGATACAAGACTATTGGGGAATGAGAGACCAGGTGGTGGCACTGGAGGAAATGATCAAAAACGGCGAAAAAGACTCGTCAAAACTTTTTGAATTCATGGAGACAATGTATTATGACGACCGTCAGCCTTGA